gagcattggcctgctaaacccagggttgtgagttcaatccttgagggggccacttagggatctggggcaaaatcagtacttggtcctgctagaaggcagggggctggactcaacctttcagggtcccttccagtgctatgagataggccccactgtgccccccccccaagggTTCCTCCACATCCCCCTAGGATGCCatgccccacactttggggacctctgctgtAGGATATACCTAGCTGGCAGAACAGTCTGAACCGAAGAGGTGTTTTCTATGAGGCAAAAATCAATCCTTTTAAAAGTAAGAACAGGGAGCTAGACCTCATGCAACTAGGCaccttaaatattttttcagcagCTCCCCTGAAGTTTAAGGTAActattacaaataaaaaacaaaggcCCTCAGTAACAAAACACCCTCTTCCTTCCTGGTCCAGCAATCCAAGAGCACTAGGCTCGGCATACTAGGCAAGGGGGCCCAAGCATGGTCCAGCTGAGGACAAACATCGCCAAGCTGCCTGGCAATGGAACGGAATAGACTGCACTGCAACCAGCCACATCTTTCAACACAATGGCAATTGGGTCCCAGGAAATACTCCACCTCATTTCAAGTGGCTTACAGCTAAGATTGGGATGGAGTAAAGCAGACTGGGACCTGTAGTCTCGCTACATATTACACCTCCATATTAGAGAGAAGAACTGCAGTGGGAAGCAACGCAGAACTCAAAGGGTCACTTTGTGCCCCACCTCTGCACCAAgtagttattaaatatttgtttgggattcaaaacaaaatcatttagAACACTGTAGCTTTTACCCATTGGAGGTATGTAACCGAGACATCTGCAACTATGATTAATAATATTTACTGTAAAAAAGATTAATGTTTatgcaacactttgaaaatgtaaagtgctgAATATATTAATAACGATGcagtaaaaatgaatgaaaattgtTGCATGTATGCAGCCACATCTCTTAAGTTTTATCTTTCAGGCTTTTGCAGTCCTCACAACCACCAGCAGGCTCAAGACCTGGGGTTCTCAAGTAGGGGGTTGtgaccctcagggggtcacaaccttatgggggtgaggggagggtccacgagctgtcaacctccaccccaaaccccatgttgctccagcatttataatagtgttaaatatgagtgtttttaatttttaaggaggggtcgcactcagaggtgtgccatgtgaaaggggtcaccagtacaaagtttgagagccactgctcaaGACCAATTAGAATAATTGCTTACAAAGTTAGGTAATTCCATACCCATCACCCTGCAATGGGTGACTTTTGGAGGTAACTGGGCCAGCTGATTGCTAGCCTGTTTTCATGAGAGCTTTTACATCAGAGTGAGGAACCATACATTTGCATGCTCACACCATGGCTGTCAGCAAGGACTGAACCCAGGACCTTTAGCACCAGAGACACATGTCTACTACCAGAGCTAAATCCTTCATCTGTGAGGTAGCAGTAGACTGCAGTGTTTGTAGGCCCAGCCTCTAACAGGAGACATGGCCCTATGCAGTAGGCTAGCATATCACCCTAAGACTGAGCTTGAAAGTACATCCAAGTTCTGATCTTCTGAAGACCATGCTTATTGTAGCACTGATATTACATCAACAGCAGTATATTCCACACTTGGTACATTTAGCCACTGACATATTTGTAGCTCACCTGTTTAGTTCGTGGACCATGGAGGTTTCTCTGTGGCCCCTCATTACCATCTGTTGCTCTTTTAGTTGTTTGGCAACCTGTATTGAGCCAAGaaatttagtttcatttttttagGTTAATTTCACAGAACCACCTAGCTATCTAGAATCAAAAGCATGACACTTCTGTGATTACATGTCAGGCATCTTccaagaaacagaataaaaacaaagtaGAGCTTTTCCCAGTTATTGTGTTTAAAAGTATAAGGTGCCTTGTTCCACTATTCTAAGCCATGATTAACAGAGTGACACACAAGCAAAACCCAACCAAGATCTGTACAGAGCTCCAGGTAGGACCTCAGCCTCATCTGGCAGCAAGCAGCCAGATCCATCCCAAATGAAAACGTTCCTTGTGTGTATTCCATTTCTTTAATTACTCCTCATGACGCAAAAAGCTATTTCTTCTTCACTAAAACCTGCCATACTGTCAGCCATTTTACCATCTCCAATAGCTACAAGCAATGCAGTttaagaatgaaatattttgttcttgaGTGTTACACATCTGAATGACTGAAGCTTAGATAGGCCAGCTACTGGTATGTAGATGTGGTGAACTATTTTTAACATACCTCTAATTAAGCAAGTCTGAAACAACTACTTCCAGTTATCAGTCCCCataaagatcatagaatcataggaagttagggttagaagagacctcaggaggtcatttaggtcaaccctctgctcaaagcaggaccaacaccaacaaaatcatcccagccagggctttgtcaagccgggccttaaaaacctctaaggaaggagattccaccacctccctaggtaacccattccagtgcttaatctccctcctagtgaaatagcgtttcctaatatccaacctagacctcccccgctgcaaattgagaccattactccttgttctatcatctgccaccactgagaacagcctagatccatcttctttggaacccctcttcaggtagttgaaggctgctatcaaatcccgcctcactcttctcttccgcagactagataaccccagttccctcagcctcttctcgtaagtcatgtgccccagcccccgaatcattttttttgccctccgctggactctctccaatttgtccacatgccTTCTGCAGTGGGCAGgggaccaaaactgaacacaatactccaggtgtggcctcaccagtgccaaacagaggagTATaatcgatctgctggcaatgctcctactaatacagatCAATATTCTGTTGGCCTTCTTGGAGAGCTTGTTTTTTCCAGACACAGAagtattaaaatattgtgtatgTTTTTAATGAGATAATCACCCTCACCCAGTGCAGCTGTCATCTGACCACTATGCTCCAAATGTAGCGCTCTTGGCTATGCACTATGCTCCTTATGAAGAAGTTTCTCTTTCATATTGTTCTGTTTCTACTCAAGTGATAATCAAGCATCTCAGACATCTCTATTCCTATATCACCCACCTAGGGGTTTTTGGGAGGGGCTAGGTGAGGCCATGTGATCCAGCGAATAGGGCACCAAATGGGAATCAGGAAATCAGGGTTCTACCTGTGTCCctgttttcccctctgtaaaatggagacagacATGCTTACCCAGCTCTAAGTGCGTTGCAATCCATAGCCAAAAAGGCACTTCATGTAAGTGGTGATATTACTGCGAGGTAAGTCTGGCACCAGACTATACTGACCATTTCACAATATTACTGCTGAGGAAGTAATTACTGCAGAATAATTCTCCTGGTTTTATCCTGTAAACCTATTTCTTTAACTTACATCTTTGGCAGAGGAGCCAGAAACTTCAATCCATGTCTTGGAGAAGAAAGCACAAGAGCCCAACATAAACACAATATAAACAACTGCATGGACAGGGTCTTCTAACACCGAACCAAAGGACTCAGGGGGTGACAGATAATAGCAAAGTCCACCGACTGGATAAGAGCGAGCAGGGCCTCCGGATGAAGTATcctgaaaagaaacaaacaggttTGTACTGTTTAGTTTTGTTTCCCTATTTGTTAGCAGTTAGACTAATCCTGGTTAAATGCATCATCTCTTCGTTAATAGGTCGAACTTGTGTGTACACATGGGCTGCACAAGGGAATTCAAGTTTCAGATTATGAGTAGTTTCTAAATTAAAGATAGGAACACAAGggacaaataaaaaaacaaaacatactgggtttgcaagggaggaaaaaaataatagcaaGCCACAGATTAAATACACATGGTAAATGTAGACCACCATGTATTCCACAGTCAATAGTGAaggggaagtatcagaggggtagccatgttagtctggatctgtaaaaagcaacaaagagtcgcATGCGAAGGTGCCACgggtctgatgaagtgggtattcacccatggaagattatgctccaatacatttgttagtctataaggtgccacgggactccttgttgctttttaatgAGGGGAAAACATCACATGTTGGGCTGTTAGTCTCAATGTACATAATTTTGCCAGGGAAATTGTCAATATGTTTACAGAGATCATGTGCGAAGCTGGGCGTTCTAGTGGGGCCCCTGCATGGtgtacaacaggctacagaaaacaGGTGGATACTTACAGACCAGGTGCCCAGCAGGCTAACCAACAAGTTGCCACTGAAGCGAGCAGACAACATCTGGGAGATCACATACAGATTAGATACCAAGGCAGACTGAAGAATGATGGGTATATTGGAAGTATAGAAAAGCTTGATAGGGTAAGTGTTGTACTGGCCACGGTAGCGGGCAGATTTGATGGGGAGGTCCACTCTGAAGCCCTGAAAAATGCCAAGTAAAAACCCCACTGTAACTGAAGTAAAACATGCACACAGCAGAGGCACCACACAATGTCTCAACAAAAATCTTGCTGTGAATCATGTAAGTGTCAAATATTCTACTAGCACAACTCTCTATTTAAACCCTTCTGCCAAGACCTCAGACCAACCCAGACTGTTGGACAGGATAGCTTAAATATGTGAATttatgaaatgccaaaatattcaAAGGTGGGTCTGAAATTGCAGGAAGAACTCAGCATACTGCCCAGAAGTGGAAATTTCAAAGCTATACATAAAAAGACCCCTTATTTGCTACTTACTGGCCATTCTGCTGCAATAAATTCCAAAATGGACTTGGGTTTTTATGGGCTCATGGTATTTTCAGCAAAATGTTGAGACATTTTTGGCAAGGTCTGTTAGTACACATCCATCATCTCTCTCAGCCTACAATAGTTCTCAAGCCTTTTGGGGGCCACAGAAAGCCATGGGTGGAGTTCCAGCCTTTTCAGATCAAGTAACGGAAGCCCTGGCTGACACCTACTAGTCATTACGAGTATTCTGTATGCACTGAAAAGGTGAAGTTTAACTCTTCAAGCTgcagaaaaaaatccctttttaaaacCCCCAACCACGTCAGTTCTCATTTAAAAAGCCACAAAAGAGCCTAAGATTTTCAGCTTCTTGAATtcatatttatcttcacaattgTCAACTTTTTTATGGAAGTATCATCAGGATCTGTACTCAGAATTTATCAGACTGCATTTGTACCAGGAAACAGATGACTTTACTATATCCACCGGCAGTAGTTTTAAACATTATTCTAGATTCTGACTGACCTGGAAGTATATGACAacagcaaagacaaaaatggtggCAATCAGGTTCATGAGGTTAGGAAGGTTCTGGCGGTAGAAGGCCTCTCGGAGAGCTCTGACTTTGTCTGTACGAGTAGCCAGCAGATGGAACAGAGCAATAATGGCTCCTTCAAACTCCATTCCTTAAAtgagaaagggagaggggaaggacaATGAGTTAGCTTTCTTAATACCTGAACTGAGACATTAACTAGGCTTCTGAAATACAGTATTTAGGGTGGGATTATCACAAGCTCTTGCTGTTGGCCTAACTCtgatcccactaaagtcagtaaGGGCTTTACCATTGATTTCTATAGGATCAGTtaagccaatgctgagcactttttggaaaatcccaccctaaaggCAATTCCTTCTATAAGAAACATGTTAATATAAAGAAGAATGCAATTGTCTTCATAGTGTAAGGTACATCTGCTAATGCCACACAGGTATGGATTCCACACCATAATGATTATTTTAGACAGTGCCAAAGAACATACTAGAAGACAAAATAAGGATTCTATGAAACACAGGGAACAAGAGATGTAAATAGCGCATTTTATATCCGCAGAATTCAGAGCATCATGAAACACTGAATTATCCAAAAAGTTCTAGCAATCTGCACAAGAGAACGAATTTCTTGTTAGAAAGCTAGGTTTTCCAGAGTACTTATCAGCAACAGACACAGAGCAAAACACAGCTGCAAGGGATTAAAAGGGAAACATAGTTGTAATCACTTTTTATGACAGAGTTACATTTCAAAGAAATGCATTGTTTTGCTTTCCTACTTTGAAGTTCTGTGCTTTGAGAACTCACTATCACAAAGCAAGCAATTTTTACTCTCCTGTCCTGCTGAAAAATCACACAGAAAGAAGAGCGTTCAAAATTTATGGACCCAAGATTCTTAATAAGCAGCAGCATGGATTCTGCCATAACTATGAATTCTGCAGGAAAGAACCACTCCCCTTTGAATAAAAGTGACATTTGAAATGACAGACTCATAAGCCTCTCAGCAACCAATTCTGAAgattaggaaccattaagaaagggatcgaTAATGCCACCACATAAATTCATGGTatatccacaccttgaatactgcatacagttttggtttccccatctcaaaaaagatgtattagaattggaaaaaaagtacaaagaatggcaataaaaatgattggaatatggaacagcttccatgcgAGGAGAtgttaaaaagattgggactgtttagcttggaaaagagatgcctgaggagggatatgatagagatctaaaaaatcatgaacagtgtagagaaagtaaataaagaagtgttatgtgaaggggtaaataacacaaccaccagaggtcacccaatgaaattaaaaggcagcaggttaaaacacaaacataaggaagtacttcctcacacaatgcagtcaacctgtggaacttgttgccagagatgatgtgaaggccaaaagcgtaacgaggtttaaaaaataattagataaattcatggacaataggtccatcaatgactattaggcaagatggtcagggacataacctcatgctctgagtgtccttcagcctctgactgctagaagctgagactggacaacaggggatggatcatcaataactgtcctgttcattccctctgaagcatgcaGCACTGGgcaatgtcagaagacaggatactgagctagccAGACCATTGGTCAGAGCTAGCATGACAATTCTTATGTTGTTAAGATTGCCATTCTTCATTCCAGATTCTGATTAAAGCATACCTTTAAGGAAACACTAAAGGTCTGGTGGATGTATTCTGCAGACTTACAATGAACAATGCAAAGTAAATGGAGAACACTGCGGACTGAACACCTGATCATCCTATATTATAGAATTAAAACTTATTTGCATAACCGGAATTAGTTGCCTTCCTGTAAGCACCCCAAACTTccatctcctctctccctgcagttctTCGTGTCCCCTATGGAATCTCATTCCCTAACCTTGCAACTGAGGATGATTTGATTAGTCTTCGGAAAAAAAGTGTCACTCAAATCAAAAATAGGGATGGCTGCTGAGTGGCAGGAGGCACTCCCTCACTCAAGCAAGGTAATATGCTGCCTAAATACAACTCATCTTAAACCTCTGGAGTCTTCTCTCACAGTATTTGCATTAAACATGCATTTGCACCTTGCATACGAACATCTCTATTATAATTAATTAGGATTCCACTTGATAAAAATTACATGGGCTGAGAGGTCAGGAGCActatttatttactatttaacttaattttcttaattttttcttttgtgcGTAGAAATAAAACTTTTCTGTTGCTGAAATTCTCTGTGCTCTAGAAGGTTACTGTAGAAATTGCTATGTATGAGTGGAGCTTTAGAATGTGGAAGAGTGCACATGAAGCTACTCAGATAATCTAGTCATCTTTTGCATTACAGAATACTTAAATCCTAACGCAACCAAAGAACACAGAGTATGAGTTACCTCGGCCTGTGTTCACAGTGGTGGGGCTGAATGCCTTCCATACAATAGTCTCACAGATGTTGGTAGCAATGAAGAGAGAGATGCCAGAACCAAGACCATACCCTTTCTGTAGAAGCTCATCCAGTAGTAGAACTATCAGTCCAGCTACAAAAAGCTgcaagaaaagaaacaacattaTTTATTGGAGGCATCAtccccttttattttttgtaataatgTTAACTTGATACAAATGTTTTGTTCCATTAAGGATGACAAGGAGAATATCAGATATCCTCTTTGGTTGGCAGACACGTGTGCTTTCAATTCTCCTCACTCCTTTCCCATCACTCAGTGAGGCTGTATAACTGGATCCTCTAGACTCCCTTAGGAAAAAAGAGAAGTATGGTTTTGAGAAGCGATGTAGACAGAGTGGTATAAAAGTTACCTGAATTGTGATAAGCAAACAGATACCAGCACCCATCTCAGATGGGTCTCCGTACATCCCCGTCATTACATAGACGATAGACTGACCAATTGTAATAATCATGCCAAACACTGTAAAAGATGACAAAAAATACTGTCTGTTTATATGACATTTGCAGATCAGTGAAAAAGGGTAGCAGGGAGGAGGAGTACACATTAACTAATGAAATAGACATCAAAATGCAGTGTCAAAATGAAGTTTGATCCCTGAAATCAGTCACTGGAAACTCTAAGATCAACAGAAATACTGCACAGCAGCAATAAGAGAGAAAACTTATCTAAAACAGATGAAGCAACGTTCTCAGTGTTAAACACTTTTGtttgcaggaaattttttttttaaatacaaagtaaAGCATTAAGCTGATATGTAAGCAGTTTAGGTGAATTTTTCTTCAGTAAACAGATTTTGAAACTTGATCGTTCCTTGTATAGAAACAAGTTGTAGAGAAGATCTGACTAAAATTAACTGAAATCTGTATCTTGCAGAGAAAGCACAGCAACATTTACTACTGAAAAGAGCCAACTTTAAAAGGACTTGAGTCTCAAGATGGTTCACACAAGAGGGACACCTGCAGCACAGAATTGCCTCACCCTCCTCCACATCAAAATTGCCTTGATCACATTTAGAGGTCTGGGTGGTATTTGGGTCGCCATGGTCCATTTAATATTTGGCCtgtctgctgagactgcagcAGGGACACCATCATGTCACACAACCAGTAAGAACTCAACTGAAACTCACCAGATAATTTCACAGAGGCCAAGAAACAGCAGACAATAAATCAGAGCACTGAAATACTGACAAATTCAGACTCAAGAAAACTAACATCTGGGGAGGCCTACACATGAGATTCCAAGATTTTTCAGAGGATCAAGTTCACAACTTCCATTGTTAATGTCAGGCCTCATTCTAGATGAGTCTCCTTGATATGGGTgagggatagcccagtggttgagcattggcctgctaaaacccagggttgtgagttcaatccttgagggggccatttagggatctggggcaaaaaatctgtctggggattggtcctgctttgagcaggggactggactatatgacctcctgaggtcccttccaaccctgatatactAGGATATCAGCTGCTACTTACATTTCTGCGCCCCATTGAAGAGAGCTCTGTCTTTTGGAGTGTCCCCAACCTCAATTATCTTGGCACCAGCCAAGAGCTGCATGATGAGCCCAGAAGTGACAATGGGTGAAATACCCAGCTCCATCAATGTTCCTGTCAGATGCACAAAGCAGAATGACAGTTGTTGCAGTTCACCATTTCCAGACCCCTACAAAGTGCAAAGTTTGACTTTTCATTCCTCCCACCTCCTCATGGTACAGATAGAATAATAAGAGACACATGGCACCTCCTTCTCTGagtcagtttaaaaagaaaagctttagaaGGTAACTGAAGTTTGATGAAAATTAGCTTGCTAGACAATGAATCGCTCCTTAGTATCACGTGCCCTGCATTAAAGTTACTGCTTTCTGGCATACCTACATCGGATATAAGATGGTGTAGAAATGGTAAAGCTTCACTCTCTTCCTTTGAAGGATAATGTTCAAATATTTTTTGGTATAATCAGTTGCTGTGCAACAATATTTCTCAGTGACATGCAAATCTCTGCACTTCCCATTATGCTACAATCAAATCAATATCACCTGATACATATACAAACACACCTGAACTAGTATCAAACGGTGCACTGAAGTGATTGATACTGTATCTGATTTATATTAGCACAAAAAAAGCTTCAATGAGCAACTAGACAACTGAGCAGGCAGCACAGGTTTTACTCTGTGTGACTGACCAAAGGTGTCAGTAAGAAAAAAAGTACAAAGATCTTATAGCTGGGAATGTGCATCAGAATACATGGAATGTATTGCAGGAGTTTTGTAACGTCTATTATATATGGGTATTTATGAGTTGTCTTGTTTCCACCTTCTCTGCAAAGGCTATTTGCCCTCCTCTTGGATACATGCAACTGATAATGTGTCTGTCCATATAAAATTTGAATGCATTTGTGCCAATTCCATCCCcatatttatcatttattttccattatgcAGTGTTTATTGCTCCAATCCAGATGTTtactttattagaaaaaaaaatctataaactAAGACTAAAATCCCAAATGTTTGAACAAATCAAGTTACACGGCCACTGGAAGTATAAAACCCTGCGCTTGCAACTGAGCTACCTAAAATAGGATCTTACCTCTATTTGAAGCCAGAATCACTCTCATCCAGtagaaaggatctgctgagtccgATGACATGATACCAAACAGGGGAATCTGAATTTCCAAGCAATGAAAGTGAAGTGGGGTTAAGTTAAAACACTgactttgttctcctttttatttgaaaggaaaattAAAGAATATTACAAACATACCTGGCAGCATACTAAGAAGATGAAAAGTGTGATAGCTGTCCATAGCACTTTTTCCTTAAATTGAAtctgaagaaaaagagaaagacaagAGTTAAACTGACAGGGTTGTCACTGGTCACAACAGCTGGTCTATTAAGCAAGCCAGCTAAACTCTATAATGTAACTGCATACTTATGGTAAAATACTAGACAGAAGCAAATTACTAAATCACTTTTCATCCTATCTACACTATATGAAGTCTAGAAGGAAAGATGGTAAATCTTTACTGAAACTTTCATCCAAGCAACCAATCTTATGCAAGCAGTATAAGGTAATCCCAGTACTGATCCACTGAAATGGATTCTTAGTTTAATggcctaccaaaaaaaaaaaaagctctcagCAAAAATGCCAATCTAAGATTGTTTGTTCAAATCATTTGTTTTTAagggagatgggggaaaaaagaaagagtatttttaattttaagatacCATTTTTAGCTACTCTGAAATTAATTCTCTCTTAGATATATATCATCATATACCTCAGGCACAAGTTGTACTGCTTCAACTGTCCTGGTATAATTACAGCAGTACAACACCTACCGTGGATGCACTCATGCCAGTATAAAGATGACTTATATTGGGTATAACTGTTCACACAAGGACTGCAATGGTGTAACTATTTCAGTTAAAAGTAACTGCACTGCTGACAGTTACAGTGGTCCAAAAACTGAGCGTACACCACACCTTAAGCTTAGAAATCTTCTCTCTTATAAATAGAGTCTTGAAGGACAATTCAATAACATACCTTCCTTTCTGGCTTTTGAATTTCAGGCAAGATAACACAGAAGGGCTTGATTACTTCAAGAAATTtaactgtaaaacaaaataaaacgtTAGATCGTAAAGTGAACATACAGATACAGAACTTATGGCAATCCTGATGATTAGTTACTGAcatcttaaaaaaaggaaatttctaaatTTGCAAGGGCTAGGGACTAGGTGGTCACCTCACCCTTATCTGTCTTAGGTACATCTGGCTAACTGCGCTAACAAAGCAGTTGCACCTTTGAACGAATGTGATAACAAATGGCAAACTTATTATACATGGCTGATTTGAGTAGTTTGTAACTTTCTTGAGAATGATGAGGAAGAGAATGTTAGTTTCaccaatttattttgttttctagagATATACTCTTCTGTATCCTTCCAACTTCTATTTGATGGTGGTTATTTCAGGCATAATGTGAATAACTGAATTTATGTTGAAGGTTGAAACTACTTTGGGGATGAATGATTGAACCCCTTACAGGCACTGGTTAAACAGTTACTCAAAGAATCCCACAAGATTAGCGTGAAACTGCTCAGGAGCATGAGGAGGTTTACCATTAGAAAGCAAGTGAGGTCTGAAAGTTACCTGAGGCTTTAAGATTTAAGGAAAGGGGAGGTATCTATAATACAGCCCTGAGGTATGAACTCTTCTTTCAGATTTAAGAGTTATGAAATACATTGTTTTTCCAAGACAGGAACATTAGGTCCAAGGAAATTCAGCAGGAGGTAGGCTGACTCTCTCAGGACAACAGTTGAATCTCAGATTGCAGAAATTATGTGGTAGGATTACTTCCTTTATATCCATTTAATGAAAGACAGCACAAGAGCACTGAAACTCGATCACTTTCAGTAGCTCTGTGGAAATATGAAATTCATATTAATGTACCCTATTTAAGTCTAGACCAAAAACAGTTTACTAAATATTAAGCTATTAATTTCCAACAGAAATTTCTTGGATTGTGgtttttcactttctgcaaatacCACATCTACCTTTTACTTTTACAACAatgaaaccaatttttttttccagaacctAACCAGTTCCTCCTCCTCAAACAGACTACCTTGAAGATTCTATTAACTAGAGACATGAATATCTTTCATTGCTTTGGGTTTCTGTTATTCAGAAAGAATGACTGATTTTTAGCTTAGGGCTACTGACCATGACCCACTCAGCTTGCAGTTTCATTTTACTATGGTGCTGCAACAGATGCCCTGGCACTCCTACTGACTTTTACGTGATCCACAGGCAAGTGAAGTCAAGAGTACCTGTCAAGTCATCTAGCCTAACCTTCTGGCATCATACAGAGCCTTTCTACCATAAGAAAATTTGTATTTGCTACTTTGCATGCTGCTGAAAATTTGTTTCCTGATGTGACCACAATTAGAATGCCCAGCTAATAAGAGAAACCTAAGAAAGAGTAGAATGGATGCCAACATGAGAAAGCTAACCCTGAATCTAACACAAGCAAACTTACAaggcagcagagacaggaaaggaaaaggggaaaactGTTCAACCGCTCAGCATGCACATTCATATTACAAGAAGCTAATCTTGTTTTAACAGTTTGATAAAAGAATAAGACCTATAATGTGTCAAAAACAGCATTATGAGCCCAACATGGCTCTCCGAAATGTAACCGCTCCAATTCCCGCCATAGGGCCTAGAGCAgaggtcgacaacctttcagaagtggtgtgccaagtcttcatttattcactataatttaaggttgtgtgtgcagtgatacattttaacgtttttagcaggtctctttctataagtctataatatataactaaactattgttgtagacaaagtaaataaggtttttaaaatgtttaagaagcttcatttaaaattaaaataaaatgcagaggcccctggactggtggccaggacccgggcagcatgagtgccactgaaaatcagttcgcatGCTGTCTTCACCACAgtgtgccatgggttgcctactCCTGGCCTAGAGCCAAACACAAGCTAG
This genomic window from Chelonoidis abingdonii isolate Lonesome George chromosome 17, CheloAbing_2.0, whole genome shotgun sequence contains:
- the SEC61A1 gene encoding protein transport protein Sec61 subunit alpha, encoding MGIKFLEVIKPFCVILPEIQKPERKIQFKEKVLWTAITLFIFLVCCQIPLFGIMSSDSADPFYWMRVILASNRGTLMELGISPIVTSGLIMQLLAGAKIIEVGDTPKDRALFNGAQKLFGMIITIGQSIVYVMTGMYGDPSEMGAGICLLITIQLFVAGLIVLLLDELLQKGYGLGSGISLFIATNICETIVWKAFSPTTVNTGRGMEFEGAIIALFHLLATRTDKVRALREAFYRQNLPNLMNLIATIFVFAVVIYFQGFRVDLPIKSARYRGQYNTYPIKLFYTSNIPIILQSALVSNLYVISQMLSARFSGNLLVSLLGTWSDTSSGGPARSYPVGGLCYYLSPPESFGSVLEDPVHAVVYIVFMLGSCAFFSKTWIEVSGSSAKDVAKQLKEQQMVMRGHRETSMVHELNRYIPTAAAFGGLCIGALSVLADFLGAIGSGTGILLAVTIIYQYFEIFVKEQSEVGSMGALLF